Proteins encoded within one genomic window of Ideonella dechloratans:
- the aroB gene encoding 3-dehydroquinate synthase has protein sequence MVEVIEGVSARVPIALGDRSYEVLIGEGLMTSEAAWRGLPSATSAVVVTNTVVAPLYAERLCAHLRQRYPRVECVVLPDGESHKDWASLNLIFDHLLAEHCDRKTVLVALGGGVIGDMTGFAAACYMRGVPFIQVPTTLLSQVDSSVGGKTAINHPLGKNMIGAFYQPLRVFCDIATLRTLPAREVSAGLAEVIKYGPIADAAFLDWIEAHIEDLVALKAEAVIHAVRRSCEIKAAVVSADEREGGLRAILNFGHTFGHAIEAGLGFGTWLHGEAVGAGLVMAADLSARLGLVPGDVVTRLRGLVGRAGLPVAGPALSADEYLHHMRVDKKAEAGDIRFVLIDGIGKAVVRPAPEALVRETLAACTA, from the coding sequence ATGGTGGAAGTCATTGAAGGCGTGTCAGCGCGCGTGCCGATCGCGCTGGGGGATCGCAGTTACGAGGTGTTGATCGGTGAGGGGCTGATGACCTCTGAGGCGGCCTGGCGGGGATTGCCCTCGGCCACCAGCGCCGTGGTCGTCACCAACACCGTGGTGGCGCCGCTGTATGCCGAACGGCTGTGCGCCCACCTGCGTCAGCGCTATCCGCGGGTGGAGTGCGTGGTGTTGCCGGATGGCGAGAGCCACAAGGATTGGGCCTCCCTGAACCTGATCTTCGATCACCTGTTGGCGGAGCATTGCGATCGCAAGACGGTGCTGGTCGCGCTCGGTGGCGGGGTGATCGGCGACATGACTGGGTTCGCGGCGGCCTGCTACATGCGGGGAGTGCCCTTCATCCAGGTGCCGACGACCTTGCTGTCGCAGGTGGATTCCTCGGTCGGTGGCAAGACGGCCATCAACCATCCGCTGGGCAAGAACATGATCGGGGCCTTCTACCAGCCCCTGCGGGTGTTCTGCGACATCGCCACCCTGCGGACGCTGCCCGCGCGCGAGGTCTCCGCCGGACTCGCCGAGGTCATCAAGTACGGGCCGATCGCCGATGCGGCGTTCCTGGACTGGATCGAGGCGCACATCGAGGACCTCGTGGCGCTGAAAGCCGAGGCCGTGATCCATGCGGTCCGGCGTTCCTGCGAGATCAAGGCGGCTGTCGTGTCCGCCGATGAGCGCGAGGGCGGCTTGCGCGCCATCCTGAATTTCGGCCACACCTTCGGGCACGCCATCGAGGCCGGGCTGGGTTTTGGCACCTGGCTGCATGGGGAGGCTGTCGGCGCAGGGCTGGTGATGGCCGCCGACCTGTCGGCCCGCCTGGGGCTGGTGCCTGGCGATGTCGTCACGCGACTGCGCGGCCTGGTGGGCCGTGCAGGTCTGCCGGTGGCTGGTCCGGCCTTGTCCGCCGATGAATACCTGCACCACATGCGGGTGGACAAAAAGGCCGAGGCAGGGGACATCCGCTTCGTGCTGATCGACGGGATCGGCAAGGCCGTAGTACGGCCGGCGCCCGAGGCCCTGGTGCGTGAGACGCTCGCGGCCTGCACGGCCTGA
- a CDS encoding deoxyguanosinetriphosphate triphosphohydrolase, whose protein sequence is MTALAPYASDPARSRGRRVVEPPAPTRSEFQRDRDRIVHSSAFRRLVYKTQVFLNHEGDLFRTRLTHSLEVAQLGRSIARSLGLNEDLVEAVALAHDLGHTPFGHAGQDALDECLQGHGGFEHNLQSLRVVDRLEHRYPDWDGLNLCFETREGILKRCPLALAERLEAEEPGGVGQRFLLGRQPSLEAQLTNLADEIAYNAHDLDDGVRSGLLQLEQLQEVPLFARFAAEVDADHATLRVGEPRRFLAEVIRRMLSQQVYDVIDTTRAALAHAGVSSADEARQAPPLVSFGDEMKRASVELKRYLFRHLYRHPQVMATTEIGRTIVRELFAAYRAAPMELPPEHREGDPVRSVADYIAGMTDRFACREHRRLYARDLFAPAD, encoded by the coding sequence GTGACGGCACTCGCGCCCTATGCCAGTGACCCGGCGCGCTCCCGCGGCCGTCGGGTGGTGGAGCCGCCTGCGCCGACCCGCAGCGAGTTCCAGCGTGATCGCGACCGCATCGTCCACAGCAGCGCCTTCCGGCGGCTGGTCTACAAGACGCAGGTCTTCCTCAACCACGAGGGGGACCTGTTCCGCACCCGTCTGACGCACTCCCTGGAAGTGGCCCAGTTGGGGCGTTCCATCGCGCGCAGCCTGGGCCTGAACGAGGATCTGGTGGAGGCCGTGGCCCTGGCACACGACCTGGGCCACACACCGTTTGGACACGCAGGCCAGGATGCGCTCGACGAGTGCCTGCAGGGGCACGGTGGCTTCGAGCACAACCTGCAGAGCCTGCGGGTCGTGGATCGGCTGGAGCACCGCTATCCCGACTGGGACGGCCTGAACCTGTGCTTCGAGACACGCGAGGGCATCCTGAAGCGCTGTCCCCTGGCATTGGCCGAGCGCCTGGAAGCGGAGGAGCCCGGCGGGGTGGGTCAGCGCTTCCTGCTGGGCCGCCAGCCCAGTCTGGAGGCGCAGTTGACCAACCTGGCCGACGAGATTGCCTACAACGCCCACGATCTCGATGACGGCGTGCGATCCGGTCTGCTGCAACTCGAGCAGTTGCAGGAGGTGCCCTTGTTCGCGCGCTTTGCCGCCGAGGTCGACGCCGACCACGCCACCTTGCGCGTCGGGGAGCCGCGCCGCTTTCTGGCGGAGGTCATCCGCCGCATGCTGTCGCAGCAGGTGTACGACGTCATCGACACCACCCGTGCGGCCCTGGCGCACGCCGGGGTGTCGAGCGCGGACGAGGCCCGTCAGGCGCCCCCTCTGGTCTCCTTCGGGGACGAGATGAAGCGTGCCAGTGTCGAGCTCAAGCGCTATCTGTTCCGGCACCTCTATCGCCACCCGCAGGTGATGGCCACCACCGAGATCGGCCGGACGATTGTTCGCGAGTTGTTCGCGGCCTACCGGGCTGCGCCGATGGAGTTGCCGCCCGAGCATCGGGAAGGCGACCCGGTGCGCTCGGTGGCCGACTACATCGCCGGCATGACGGACCGCTTCGCCTGCCGCGAGCACCGGCGGCTCTATGCGCGTGACCTGTTCGCCCCGGCCGACTGA
- a CDS encoding transposase has product MARPQRLFLPGHPHHVIQRGHNQGPIFLDDDDRRSYLHHLGEVARESRVAVHAYALGDDRVHLLLTPQTADAISRMMQALGRRYVAVFNRRHGRSGTLWAGRFASHLVDEGAVLDCQCYIEMVASGAGSEAGESPWSSAAHHLGSRHDPLVTPHRAVWALGNTPFEREAAYRARLEQGLPAATRQAIEQAMRSGLLLGDESARRALERELHRSLAPRPRGRPPGSVAKLRIDSGTN; this is encoded by the coding sequence ATGGCGCGCCCCCAACGTCTCTTCCTGCCCGGACATCCGCACCACGTCATCCAGCGCGGCCACAACCAGGGCCCGATCTTCCTGGACGACGACGACCGCCGCAGCTACCTGCACCATCTGGGCGAGGTGGCACGCGAATCCCGCGTGGCGGTACACGCCTATGCGCTGGGAGATGACCGGGTGCATCTGCTGCTCACGCCGCAGACCGCTGACGCCATCAGCCGGATGATGCAGGCCCTCGGCCGCCGCTATGTGGCCGTCTTCAACCGGCGGCACGGGCGCAGCGGCACCCTCTGGGCCGGGCGCTTTGCATCCCATCTGGTCGACGAGGGGGCCGTGCTGGACTGTCAGTGCTACATCGAGATGGTGGCCTCCGGCGCCGGCTCGGAAGCGGGTGAATCGCCCTGGTCGAGCGCCGCGCACCACCTCGGGTCGCGTCACGATCCGCTGGTCACGCCTCACCGTGCGGTCTGGGCGCTGGGCAACACCCCCTTCGAACGGGAGGCGGCCTACCGGGCGCGTCTCGAGCAGGGGCTGCCGGCCGCCACCCGTCAAGCCATCGAACAGGCCATGCGCAGCGGCCTGCTGCTCGGGGACGAATCCGCCCGTCGGGCACTGGAACGCGAGTTGCATCGCTCGCTGGCCCCCCGCCCCCGGGGGCGCCCGCCGGGTTCGGTGGCCAAGCTGAGAATTGACTCTGGCACTAATTAA